The Lutibacter profundi genome includes a region encoding these proteins:
- a CDS encoding S41 family peptidase — MKRIPNFIAATLLIIAISVSCSKKDDIVIPIPQNIEIQDFVWKGMNSWYNWQANVPNLADSKDDNQESYTNYLDGFADPETLFESLLFDKGNTDRFSWFVEDYIELQKSFQGISLSFGFRLQAVLINDNNDIIFYVRYVALNSPAAIAGIKRGDIINAIDGIVLNESNYSNTVSKLSNETITLSFVSENGGVLTPIEDKTITAVEVSDNPIYLKKVFNDINGRKVGYLVYNGFRSSYNDELNAAFSYFKGEGVNELILDLRLNGGGSVLSSAYLASMIYSNANTDIFATLKFNPKHSNQNSSYNFQNTLNVYDVNGNKTTEEAINRLSDISKLYVLTSGSTASASEMIINGLKSYIPVKVIGTTTYGKNVGSITLYDSPATDFLSQSSAKTTHLNAMQPIVFQIYNKNGESDYTQGFTPDIEVKEYQFWNAILPFGDENEVVLKAALDDIRGLTSKNVSTFKYNNLEKFDVLELETRFEKEMYISDDFFINK; from the coding sequence ATGAAAAGAATCCCCAATTTTATAGCAGCTACACTGTTAATTATTGCTATATCAGTTAGTTGCAGCAAAAAAGATGATATTGTTATACCTATTCCTCAAAACATTGAAATTCAAGATTTTGTATGGAAAGGAATGAATTCATGGTACAACTGGCAAGCAAATGTGCCAAATTTAGCAGATTCTAAAGATGATAACCAAGAGAGTTATACTAATTATTTGGATGGATTTGCAGATCCAGAAACCTTATTTGAAAGCCTGTTATTTGATAAAGGAAATACGGATAGGTTTTCATGGTTTGTTGAAGACTATATTGAACTACAGAAATCATTTCAAGGAATTTCATTATCATTTGGATTTCGATTACAAGCTGTATTGATAAATGACAATAATGATATTATATTTTATGTTAGGTATGTGGCTCTTAACTCGCCTGCAGCTATTGCAGGAATAAAAAGAGGAGATATTATAAATGCCATTGACGGTATCGTTTTAAATGAAAGTAATTACAGCAATACTGTTAGCAAACTTTCAAATGAAACAATTACGTTATCTTTTGTTTCTGAAAATGGAGGTGTACTTACCCCTATTGAAGATAAAACAATTACGGCAGTTGAAGTTTCTGACAACCCTATTTACTTAAAAAAAGTTTTTAATGATATTAACGGTAGAAAAGTTGGATATTTAGTTTACAATGGGTTTAGATCTTCATATAACGATGAATTAAACGCTGCTTTTAGCTATTTTAAAGGTGAAGGAGTAAATGAACTAATTTTAGATTTAAGGTTAAATGGCGGAGGATCTGTTTTGTCGTCTGCTTACTTGGCAAGTATGATATACAGCAACGCAAATACGGATATATTCGCAACTTTAAAATTTAACCCAAAACATAGCAATCAAAATAGTTCTTATAACTTTCAAAATACATTGAATGTTTACGATGTAAATGGTAATAAAACAACTGAAGAGGCTATAAACCGATTAAGTGATATTTCAAAATTGTATGTTTTAACTTCAGGTAGTACAGCTTCAGCAAGTGAAATGATTATCAATGGTTTAAAATCGTATATTCCTGTTAAAGTAATTGGCACCACTACTTATGGTAAAAATGTTGGTTCAATTACGTTGTACGACTCTCCTGCTACAGATTTTCTGAGTCAATCTTCAGCAAAAACAACCCACCTAAATGCTATGCAACCTATTGTTTTTCAAATATATAACAAGAATGGTGAAAGTGATTACACACAAGGATTTACACCTGATATTGAAGTGAAAGAATATCAGTTTTGGAATGCTATTTTACCTTTTGGAGATGAAAATGAAGTAGTACTTAAAGCAGCACTTGATGATATTAGGGGACTTACTTCAAAAAATGTAAGTACATTTAAATACAATAATCTAGAAAAATTTGATGTGCTTGAACTTGAAACTAGATTTGAAAAAGAAATGTATATTAGTGACGATTTTTTTATCAATAAATAA
- a CDS encoding RNA polymerase sigma factor codes for MKQSEFLKTVMPFKDKVFRVAKRLLVSTEEAEDATQELFFKLWKNKSKLKDYKSIEAFAMTMTKNYCFDRLKSKQANNLKLIHSNYKENGTSLNRQIELNDSVSKVHELIQNLPEQQKLIIQLRDIEQYEFEEIAEMLNLKPTAIRVSLSRARKTIREQLIKQHNYGIS; via the coding sequence ATGAAGCAGTCTGAGTTTTTAAAAACGGTAATGCCTTTTAAAGATAAAGTTTTTCGAGTGGCGAAAAGACTTTTGGTATCTACAGAAGAAGCAGAAGACGCTACTCAGGAACTTTTTTTTAAGTTATGGAAAAACAAATCGAAATTAAAAGACTATAAAAGTATTGAGGCATTTGCTATGACAATGACTAAAAATTATTGTTTTGATCGTTTAAAATCAAAGCAAGCTAATAATTTAAAATTAATACATAGTAACTATAAAGAGAATGGAACGTCTTTAAATAGACAAATAGAACTAAATGATAGTGTAAGTAAGGTTCATGAATTAATACAGAATTTGCCTGAGCAACAAAAATTAATAATACAACTCAGAGATATTGAACAATATGAATTTGAAGAAATTGCGGAAATGTTAAATTTAAAGCCAACAGCAATTAGAGTTTCATTATCTAGAGCACGAAAAACAATAAGAGAACAATTAATAAAACAACATAATTATGGAATTAGCTAA
- a CDS encoding DUF4252 domain-containing protein: MKKIITLIALVILPFVNYAQSSIFDKFEDMDDVSSVIVNKEAFKMASKFGGNSPEAKEYVDMVKNLESLKVFSTESVEIAKQMSNIVSKYLKSAKLTELMRIKDDEAHVKIYIRQGKDENHVSELLMFVSNLKNKSNQEAVILSLTGEIDLNKISELTNNYIPESGKKLKKQ, translated from the coding sequence ATGAAAAAAATAATAACACTAATTGCTCTTGTAATTTTACCTTTTGTAAATTATGCACAGAGTTCAATTTTCGATAAATTTGAAGATATGGATGATGTATCATCTGTAATTGTAAATAAAGAAGCCTTTAAAATGGCTAGTAAATTTGGAGGAAATAGCCCTGAAGCAAAAGAATATGTGGATATGGTTAAAAATTTAGAATCGTTAAAAGTATTTAGCACAGAAAGTGTTGAAATTGCAAAACAAATGAGCAATATTGTATCTAAATATTTAAAATCTGCAAAATTGACTGAATTAATGCGTATTAAAGATGATGAAGCTCATGTAAAAATTTATATACGACAAGGAAAAGATGAAAATCACGTAAGTGAATTGTTAATGTTTGTGAGTAACTTAAAAAATAAATCGAATCAAGAAGCTGTGATACTTTCATTGACTGGAGAGATTGATTTAAACAAAATTTCAGAGTTAACAAATAATTATATTCCAGAAAGTGGTAAAAAACTTAAAAAACAATAA
- a CDS encoding DUF4252 domain-containing protein, whose protein sequence is MKLFIKITGFIVVAFLIISCDTNPSLQKYYVNSKENNEFISIDLPSSILELKDNNISEDIKNTLSTIKKVNFLALQLSDTNKELYTSEKQKVKDILKNPKYKQLVRMKMGKTSILVNLLGEEDAIDEVIVFASDNEKGFAIVRVLGENMNPSNILKLTQEIKMDGDSEQLKQLGGLLSSLK, encoded by the coding sequence ATGAAATTATTTATAAAAATAACGGGATTTATAGTAGTAGCCTTTTTAATAATTTCATGTGATACCAACCCTTCACTTCAAAAATATTATGTTAACAGTAAAGAAAATAACGAGTTTATTTCTATTGATTTACCATCGAGTATTTTAGAACTAAAAGATAACAATATTTCTGAAGATATTAAAAACACCTTGTCAACAATAAAAAAAGTTAATTTTTTAGCATTGCAGTTAAGTGATACAAATAAAGAATTGTACACCTCTGAAAAACAGAAAGTTAAAGATATTCTTAAAAATCCAAAATACAAACAGCTAGTTCGTATGAAGATGGGTAAAACGAGTATTTTAGTTAATTTATTAGGTGAGGAAGATGCTATTGACGAGGTTATTGTTTTTGCTTCAGATAATGAAAAAGGGTTTGCAATAGTTAGAGTTTTAGGAGAAAATATGAATCCGTCAAATATTTTAAAACTAACACAGGAAATAAAAATGGATGGAGATTCTGAGCAATTGAAACAACTTGGAGGATTGCTAAGTAGCCTTAAATAA